Proteins found in one Deltaproteobacteria bacterium genomic segment:
- a CDS encoding helix-turn-helix transcriptional regulator yields the protein MALMDEYLKDKDYHRLYNQERVILKVTEALCKYMKDHNVSRVELARKLGKNKSFVSQVLNGGRNLTLRTLADFLWALNCELRFELAPTATPRKDEETKWEILSGRGTKQKKHSQQVTFYETWASGQEQTYKKVVN from the coding sequence ATGGCGCTAATGGATGAATACCTTAAAGATAAGGATTATCATCGCCTTTATAATCAAGAACGCGTAATTTTAAAGGTAACGGAAGCGTTATGCAAATATATGAAAGATCATAATGTTTCGCGAGTCGAACTAGCTCGTAAGTTAGGTAAAAACAAAAGCTTCGTCTCACAAGTACTAAATGGCGGTCGCAACCTGACTTTGCGCACTTTGGCAGATTTTCTCTGGGCGCTCAATTGTGAGCTTCGATTCGAACTAGCCCCAACCGCAACCCCCCGTAAGGATGAAGAAACTAAATGGGAGATTTTATCCGGTCGTGGTACAAAACAGAAGAAGCATTCTCAACAAGTAACCTTTTATGAAACTTGGGCATCCGGTCAAGAGCAAACCTATAAAAAGGTGGTGAATTGA
- a CDS encoding type II toxin-antitoxin system RelE/ParE family toxin, whose protein sequence is MKYVSRKTGWKFEVYIARRPNGTYPAKEYLENLEPRVKAKFEALISTMAEVGSIWNEEKFRFLEEGFFEFKHTRPHHRIIGYFTKKAQGRIVLTHGYQKQTNKIPRAEIKRAKYIKDEYEKQMKKPQKKEDQDGANG, encoded by the coding sequence ATGAAGTATGTAAGTCGGAAAACGGGCTGGAAATTCGAGGTTTACATAGCTCGGCGGCCTAATGGAACCTATCCTGCTAAAGAATATTTGGAAAACTTGGAACCAAGAGTCAAGGCAAAATTTGAAGCCCTCATCAGTACTATGGCCGAAGTAGGCTCTATTTGGAATGAGGAAAAATTCAGATTTTTAGAAGAAGGTTTTTTTGAATTCAAACACACAAGGCCTCACCATAGGATCATAGGATATTTTACCAAAAAGGCTCAGGGCAGGATTGTATTGACTCACGGCTACCAAAAGCAAACAAACAAAATTCCCAGAGCTGAAATCAAAAGAGCAAAATATATAAAGGATGAGTATGAAAAACAAATGAAAAAGCCCCAGAAAAAGGAGGATCAAGATGGCGCTAATGGATGA